The nucleotide sequence TGTCTGGAGGTTGCTTTAATTAATTTGGTGTTCCAGGTAATAAACCACGGCATTGCGCCGGAATTCTTAGACGAGGTCCGAGAGATTACGAAACAGTTTTTTGCACTACCAGTTGAAGATAAGAAGAAGTACTTGAGACAAGGCAACGACGTTCAAGGATATGGAAACGACGTGGTTTATACGGAGCAACAAAAACTGGATTGGACTGACAGACTATACCTTACTGTGTTTCCACAAGACAACCGCAAGCTCAAACGTTGGCCTGAAAATCCCGAATCTTTTAGGTAATCAACTTGTCGTTGTTCTGCAGACGTGTAATATGCCAGTCGGGTGTAGATTaaagtagtttaaaatatcgtCTTTGACACAAATCATGCTGCAGGCGGACTTTGGACCAATTTGCCACGGAGTTAGATGTGGTAACAAAAACTGTCCTCAAGGCCATGACAAGGTCATTGGGCTTGGAGCACAACTGCTTTTCCGACCCGTATGGGAGCATGGATATCAGATTCAACTTTTATCCTCCATGTCCGAGGCCTGATCTCGTCATCGGTTTCAAACCACACTCAGACTCATCCCTAATCACCCATGTCTTGCAAGACAAGGAAGTAGAaggtcttcaatttctcaaAGGTGATGAGTGGTTTCGAGCTCCCATTGTTCCTGACGCGCTTCTCATCATAGTTGGCGACCAAGTAGAGGTAAATCAAAAACGTTCTCGACACTATGTGTTGACGTGGTGTTACTAAACTACGCGTGGTTTACCTAAGTTGTTGTTTGTGACACCGCAGATGTTGAGCAACGGAGTATTCAAGGGCGCTGTA is from Pyrus communis chromosome 10, drPyrComm1.1, whole genome shotgun sequence and encodes:
- the LOC137748348 gene encoding protein LATERAL BRANCHING OXIDOREDUCTASE 1-like, translating into MEELFGCKTVQEVLIQEEQVPEKYFHKVEDGGVPVPDDSPPQLLDVPVIDLALLAASSITADEFEKFRSALDTLGCFQVINHGIAPEFLDEVREITKQFFALPVEDKKKYLRQGNDVQGYGNDVVYTEQQKLDWTDRLYLTVFPQDNRKLKRWPENPESFRRTLDQFATELDVVTKTVLKAMTRSLGLEHNCFSDPYGSMDIRFNFYPPCPRPDLVIGFKPHSDSSLITHVLQDKEVEGLQFLKGDEWFRAPIVPDALLIIVGDQVEMLSNGVFKGAVHKVVIHPDKERISVAAFCYAESYKIEPFERLVDESRPRLYRKMENYGDIFMENYQKGRRTIEEAKIYV